TCGGATGGCCGGCGCCGACGAAGAACACGCCGTACCCGGCGCAGTTCAGCAGTTGGCGACCGTCGGCGGTGTGGACGACCGCACCCTCGGCGCCGACTTCCAGTGGCGTGTTGAGCATGGCCGCAACCCGACCCTGCCCATCGCCCAGGTGACGGCGGTAGAGGTCGAAGACACTGGAGGACACGGCGGAAGTGTGCCCGATGGACGGCAAGCGATCAAGCATGTGTCGAACGGGTTTCGTCTTCGGTCAAACACTCGACTATGGACGATTGCTGGTGGAACTCACGTTGATCTAAGGTGGCCCGCGTGGACGCGTATCGCGAGATCATCTACGCCGTTTCCGACCGGATCGCGACGATCTCGCTGAACCGGCCGGAGGAGCGCAACGTCTACACGGTTCGGATGGCCGACGAGCTCGCCCACGCCTTCGACCGTGCCGACCAGGACGACGACGTCCGGGTGGTCGTCCTCACCGGGGCGGGCGAACACTTCTGCGCCGGGCTGGAGCTGTCCATCTCGGAGCTGGACACGCCCGACGATCCGGACGGCGGTGACTGGGCCGAGCCCGCAGGGCGGTGCTCGATGCGGATCTTCGCGATGAACAAGCCGGTCATCGCCGCGATCCGCGGCGCGGCCGTCGGCGCCGGGGCGACCATCATCCTGCCGGCCGACTACCGCCTCGCCGCCACCGACGCGCGGTTCGGGTACGTGTTCAGCCGGCGCGGCATCTACGCCGAGGGCGCGTCCGCCTGGTTCCTCCCGCGGCTGGTCGGGATGGGCTGCGCGATGGACTGGATGATCAGTGGGCGGGCCTTCGACGCGGCCGAGGCGCTCTCCGCCGGGCTGGTCCACAGTGTCTACGAGCCGGAGCAGTTGCTCGACAAGGCGTACCAACTGGCCCGGACGATCATCGCCACGACCGCGCCGGTGTCCGTGGCGGTCATCCGACAGATGCTCTACCGGATGAGCGCGTTGGACTCGCCGTATCCGGTGCAGCGGCTGGACTCCCGCCTTGCCGCCGGAGCCGTGCAGAATCCCGACGCGCAGGAGGGGTTCGCCTCCTTCCGACAGCGGCGCAGTCCGGTGTTCCCCGGCCGGGTCAGCACGGACCTGCCGGACGGTCTCCCGTGGCGCAGCGAGTGACCTCTATGCTCTCCGCATGACGTCGCAGTCAGCCGGCCCGGGCCCGGAAGTCGCCGAACGGATCACCATCGCGGCACCAGCGGAGAAGGTCTACACGGCCGTCGCCGACGTCCGGCGGATGGCCCGGTGGAGCCCGGAGTGCTTCGCGGTCTGGGTCACCCGGCGCGACGGCGGACGGCCGGACCGCTTCGTCGGCTGGAACCGGCGGGGTCCGTACCTCTGGTTCACCACCTGCCGGGTCGTCACCGCGACGCCGGACTGCGAGTTCGCCTTCGACGTCACCACCTTCGGCCAACCGGTAGCCCGCTGGGGCTACCGGTTCACGGCGACCGACGGTGGCACCGAGGTGACCGAGTACTGGCAGGACCGTCGCAACCGCACGGCGCACGTCCTCGGGAAGGTCTTCACCGGCAAGGCCGCGGGCACCCGCCCGACGGTCAACCGGGACGGCATGCGCGAGACCCTGAACCGGTTGAAGCGGGAGCTGGAAGAGCGCTGACGCAATGGCAGGTGCTGCATGATCCCCCGGGTCTATCCAGCGGTGCCCCTTGCGGGGCTGGTGGCATTCCTGGGGATGCTGCTGGCCGGCTGGTGCGGGCCGACACTGCCGACGGTCCGGTCATCTGCGGCATCGACCAGGCCGCCTTTCCCGACCGGCGGCTCCCGGCGTTGCATGCCGAGCTGACGGTGGACTACCACCCCACAGGTTGCGCCCCGGCCCCGGTGTCGCAGGCATTGCCCCGTTGGGTGATGATCGCGCTGGGCGGTGGCGGCGCGGCGCTGATGGTGCTCTGGCTCAGGGCGGGCCGCTGAGCGACCCTGCCTGTCGCGGCTACCGGTGCCCGGGCGTCGAACCCGGCGGCACCCGGTCGCAGTAACCGGTGGGCGGTCGGTCAGTCGCGCAGCGTACGCAGGATGCGGGCGAGCTGTTGCCGGTCGGCCGGTGGGAGGTGCCCGAAGAGGTCCTCGGCGGCGGCCCGGCGGGCGGAGTGGATGGCGACGCCGACGCGCGTACCCGCCTCGGTCGGCGCGACCAGGGTGGCGCGCCGGTCCGCCGGGTCGGGTCGGCGTGCCACGAGCCCGCGCGTCTCCAGGTCGTCCACCACCTCGGTGGCCGAGCGTGGGGCGATGCGCAGGTGCTCGGCGAGCGCACTGAGCCGCAGCGCGCGGTGCCGGATCAGTACGGCGAGCGCCCGGGACTGGCCGGGCGTGACGTCCCACGGCGCGAGCGTCTCCCGGGTGCGGTGGCGCAGCCGCCGCGTCACCGCCCAGAACGCCTCGGCGAGGCCGTCCTCGGCCGGCTCGTCCGTTTCTCCAGTCACAGGGAATACGGTATCAGCAGAAGCTGTTGCTCCCTCATGTTGAGGTAACCTCAGTATTGCCTACGTGAGGGAGCGCCCCTTGGAACCCACCCACTCCGGCCGCGACCGCGGCCCCCGCAAGGTCAGCGCCGCCGAGAAGGAGCAGGCCCGCCAGGTGTCGCTGCGGCGTATCGGCCGGCTCTTCGCCCGACACCGGAGCGGGCTCGCCACGGTCACCGCGATCATCGTGGTGTCCTCGGTGCTCGCCATGGCCTCGCCCTTCCTGCTCCGTGCCGTGATCGACCGGGCGCTGCCGGAGCGTGAGCTGACGCTGCTGGTCTGGCTGGTGGCCGGCATGGTCGGGGTCGCCGCCCTGACCTCGGTGCTGGGCGTGGCGCAGACCTGGATCTCCACCCGGATCGGGCAGCAGGTCATGCACCGGCTGCGCACCGACGTCTTCACCCACCTGCAACGGCAGTCGCTGGCGTTCTTCACCCGCACCCGCACCGGCGAGGTGCAGTCCCGGATCACCAACGACATCGGCGGCATGCAGAGCGTGGTCACCTCGACCGCGACCTCGATCGCGTCCAACCTGACCACCGTGGTCGCCACCGCGGCGGCGATGGCCGCGCTCTCCTGGCGGCTCTCCCTGGTCTCCCTCGTCGTGCTGCCGCCGGCCATCTGGCTGACCCGTCGGGTCGCCCACCTGCGCCGCGAGATCACCGCACGGCGTCAGCGCGAGCTGGCCGACCTGAACGTCACCGTCGAGGAGGGGCTGTCGGTCAGCGGCGTGCAGCTGGCCAAGACCCTCGGCACCGGCCCCGCCCTGGCCGCGCGCTTCGCCGCGTCGTCGGCCCGCCTGGTCGACCTCGAACTCCGCACCGAGCTGGCCGGACGGTGGCGGATGGCCACGATGAGCATCGTGTTCGCCGCCATCCCGGCGGTCCTCTACCTCAGCGCCGGCCTGCCCGGCACCGCCGGCACGCTCAGCATCGGCACCCTGGTCGCCTTCACCGCCTTGCAGGGCGGGCTGTTCCGTCCGCTGATGGGCCTGCTCAACGTGGGTGTCTCGGTGACCGCCTCGCTGGCGCTGTTCGCCCGGATCTTCGAGTACCTGGACCTGCCGGTCGAGGTGGGCGACCCCGCCAAGCCGGTCGACGTCGACCCCCGTCGGGTCCGGGGCGACCTGCGCCTCACCGACGTGACCTTCCGCTACCCGGGCAGCGACACCGCCGCCGTCGCCGGGGTCACCCTCGACGTGCCAGCCGGCACCAGCCTGGCCCTGGTCGGCGAGACCGGCTCCGGCAAGAGCACTCTCGCCGCGCTGGTCAGCCGGCTGTACGACCCGACGAGCGGCCGGATCACCGTCGACGGTGTCGACCTGCGTCACCTGCGCCTGGCCGACCTGGCCGGGA
The nucleotide sequence above comes from Micromonospora pallida. Encoded proteins:
- a CDS encoding ABC transporter ATP-binding protein — protein: MEPTHSGRDRGPRKVSAAEKEQARQVSLRRIGRLFARHRSGLATVTAIIVVSSVLAMASPFLLRAVIDRALPERELTLLVWLVAGMVGVAALTSVLGVAQTWISTRIGQQVMHRLRTDVFTHLQRQSLAFFTRTRTGEVQSRITNDIGGMQSVVTSTATSIASNLTTVVATAAAMAALSWRLSLVSLVVLPPAIWLTRRVAHLRREITARRQRELADLNVTVEEGLSVSGVQLAKTLGTGPALAARFAASSARLVDLELRTELAGRWRMATMSIVFAAIPAVLYLSAGLPGTAGTLSIGTLVAFTALQGGLFRPLMGLLNVGVSVTASLALFARIFEYLDLPVEVGDPAKPVDVDPRRVRGDLRLTDVTFRYPGSDTAAVAGVTLDVPAGTSLALVGETGSGKSTLAALVSRLYDPTSGRITVDGVDLRHLRLADLAGIVGVVSQETYLLHTTVRENLRYARPDASDAEIEAAARSAQIHDLIAGLPDGYDTVVGSRGHRFSGGEKQRLAIARTLLRDPRILILDEATSALDTETERAVQRAFDEVARGRTTITIAHRLSTVREADQIAVLDHGRIVESGSHHSLLERAGRYAALAA
- a CDS encoding SRPBCC family protein, which gives rise to MTSQSAGPGPEVAERITIAAPAEKVYTAVADVRRMARWSPECFAVWVTRRDGGRPDRFVGWNRRGPYLWFTTCRVVTATPDCEFAFDVTTFGQPVARWGYRFTATDGGTEVTEYWQDRRNRTAHVLGKVFTGKAAGTRPTVNRDGMRETLNRLKRELEER
- a CDS encoding MarR family winged helix-turn-helix transcriptional regulator is translated as MTGETDEPAEDGLAEAFWAVTRRLRHRTRETLAPWDVTPGQSRALAVLIRHRALRLSALAEHLRIAPRSATEVVDDLETRGLVARRPDPADRRATLVAPTEAGTRVGVAIHSARRAAAEDLFGHLPPADRQQLARILRTLRD
- a CDS encoding enoyl-CoA hydratase-related protein is translated as MDAYREIIYAVSDRIATISLNRPEERNVYTVRMADELAHAFDRADQDDDVRVVVLTGAGEHFCAGLELSISELDTPDDPDGGDWAEPAGRCSMRIFAMNKPVIAAIRGAAVGAGATIILPADYRLAATDARFGYVFSRRGIYAEGASAWFLPRLVGMGCAMDWMISGRAFDAAEALSAGLVHSVYEPEQLLDKAYQLARTIIATTAPVSVAVIRQMLYRMSALDSPYPVQRLDSRLAAGAVQNPDAQEGFASFRQRRSPVFPGRVSTDLPDGLPWRSE